In Nocardia sp. NBC_01327, the genomic stretch CGCCTGTTCGTCGGCGTGCTCCGCGACGGCACCTCGCTGTCGCTGCTGCAGGTGCGTCCCGCCGAACACGAGGAAGACCCGTTCGGCGACCTCGAGTTGCGCACGGCGCCGAACCTCGCGCCGAACCTGGTCGAGGCCGTGCGGCAGACACTCGACAACGAGCCGGACGACTGACGGCACACGCGGAACGACATCGCGCCCGCTGCCATCAGGCAGCGGGCGCGACTCTTGTTTCCGGACGGCTGTGTCCGGCCGCAGCTGTATCTCGCTGCGGCCCGGACGTCTAGCTGCAGCTGGGGACGTCCTTGCCGGCATTGAGGTCGTCCAGGGATTGCACTGCGGCGGCGAGGTTTTCGACCTTGACCAGGCGCAGGCCGTCGGGAGTGCGCTGGGCGGCCTCACCGCAGTTGGCGGCGGGGACCAGGAAGGTCTGCGCGCCGGCCTCGCGGGCGGCGATCATCTTGTACTGAATGCCGCCGATCGGGCCGACCTTGCCGTCGGGGTCGATGGTGCCGGTGCCCGCGACGAACTTGCCGCCGCTCAATTCACCGGGGGTGAGCTTGTCGATGAGGGCGAGGGTGAACATGAGGCCCGCCGACGGACCGCCGATCTCGGCGAGGTTGAAGTCGGCTTCGAGCGTGCCGGCGGCGTACTCGCCCGGCGTGATGCCGAGGTAGCCCTTGCTGGAATCGTCCGGGCGCGCACCGAGGGTGATCTCGGCGGTCTGCTCGGTCCCGTCGCGGCGGAACACCACCGGAATCGCACTGCCGGGCTTGGCGCCCGATACCGCTGACACCACATCCGTGGAGTTCGCGATCGGCTTACCGGCGACGCTCACCAATTCATCGCCCTTGCGCAGCACATCCTTGGCGGGCCCGTCCTCGGTGACCGCGCGCAAACGCACCACCGTGGGCATCTTCAAGAAATGCAATGCGGCCAATTCGGCATTGTCTTCGGAGTCCTTGAAGTCCTGCTGATTGCTTTTGTCTATCTCGTCACGCGACACCCCGGGCGGATACACCTCGGCACGCGGAACCAGACCGTGCTGACCATCCACCCAGAGGCCGAACGCCTCGAAGATATTCAGCTGGTCGCGAACGGAGACCGTCGTCATATTCAGATTGCCGGTGGTCGGGTCCAGGGGTGCGCCACGCACCTCTACCACCTCTTTTCCATTCACCTCACCCAGCGTATTGAACGTCGGACCAGGTCCGAGCGCCACAAACGGGACGGTGATAACGCTGCCTGCGATCCCGAGCGCCAGAATCGGGATCAAGGCAGCGAGCAGGGTGAATATCCGACGGTTCACGCGGCCAAGGGTACTGGTGATGCACTCGAATGCCGCGCTCCGCTCTGCGGTTCGCCCCATCCGCGGCTCCAGTACCGTAGTAGGTATGAGTGACATTCCGTTCGGATTCTCGAATCGTGACGACGACCCGGAGCGCAAGCCCGGTGACGAGTCCAGCGGTTCTGGTGCGAACAACCCGTTCGGATTCGGTGGTCCGGGCGGCGGCGGATTCGATCCCTCGCAACTGGGGCAGATGCTGAGTCAGCTGGGTCAGATGTTCACCAGCATGAGCCAGCCGGGCGGCCAATCCGGTCCGGTCAATTACGACCTCGCCAAGCGATTGGCCCGGCAGCAGCTCGGTTCGAGCGTCACGCCCGTCACCGCCGGCGCCCAGCGCGCCGTCACCGATGCCGCGCACCTCGCCGAACTGTGGCTCGATGCGGTGACCACGCTGCCCGCGGGCGCCACCAAGACCGTCGCCTGGACCGCCAACGACTGGATCGAGGAGACGCTGCCCACCTGGAAGCGGCTCTGCGATCCGGTGGCCGAACAGGTCTCCGGCATGTGGACCGCGACCCTGCCCGACGAGGCCAAGGAATTCGCGGCGCCCATGATGGGCATGCTCGGCCAGATGGGCGGGCTCGCCTTCGGTTCGCAGCTGGGCTCGGCCCTGGGCCAGCTCGCCAAGGAGGTGCTGACCTCCACCGATATCGGCCTGCCGCTCGGCCCCGCGGGCACCGCGGCGCTATTGCCCACGGCCATTGCCGAATTCAGCGCCGGCCTGGAGCAGCCGGAGAGCGAGATCCTGGTCTATCTCGCCGCGCGCGAGGCCGCGCATCAGCGGCTGTTCGCCCATGTGCCGTGGCTGCGGCAGCAGGTGCTCGGCGCGGTCGAGGACTACGCACGCGGCATCAAGATGGACTTCTCGGCCATCGAGCAGGCCGCGGCGGGCCTCGATCCCATGACGCTGGCGCAGGATCCGTCGAAGCTGGAGGAGCTGCTCGCGCAGGGCACCTTCGAACCGCAGACCACGCCCGAACAGCAGGCCGCGCTCGATCGCCTGGAGACCCTGCTCGCGCTCATCGAGGGCTGGGTGGAGACCGTGGTGACCGATGCGGTCGGCGATCGGCTGCCCGGTGCGGGCGCGCTCGCCGAAACGCTGCGCCGCCGCCGGGCGACCGGCGGTCCGGCGGAGCAGACCTTCGCCACCCTGGTCGGGCTGGAATTGCGGCCGCGCAAGGTGCGTGAGGCGGCCACCCTGTGGCGGCGACTGACCACCGATGCCGGTGTCGAGAAGCGCGACGGGATCTGGGCGCATCCGGATCTGCTGCCGGACTCCTCCGATCTGGACGCGCCGGCCGGGTTCATCGATACCGTGCTCGGCGGCGGGACAACAGCTTTCGACGATCCGATGGCCCAGCTGGCCGAGACCGAGGCACGCGAGCGCGCGGCCAAGGAGTCGATGGACAAGGCCGACAGCGACAGGGCCGAGTCGGGCGAGAAGCCGGACGAGGACGAGGGCGGCAAGCCCGCCTCCTGAGCACCCCGATCGGGTTGTCCACACGGTTCGCCGCGGTGCACAATCCCTTTGAGCTACTTGTGGATAACCCGTGAAAGCGCTGGTGGTTAAGCGTTTTCACGGGTTGTTCGGTTTTCGGGGGCGCGCAGACTGCTGCTATGACAATGCTGCCACGTACGCACGGGCCGATGCTGCATCCGCGAATCGCGGTGCTGCGGCGGTGCAATGGGCTGGTGCAGTTGGGCTGGGATCCCGGGCATGCCGTGGTGCTGCGGCCGCCGGGCCCCGCGGAGGCCGTGCCCGCGCTGCTGCGCCTTCTGGACGGGGTGCACACCCGATCCGAGATCCTTTCGCACGCCGGGGAATTGGGGTTCGACGCCGGGACCACCCGGACGCTGCTGGATGAGATGGCGGCCGCCGGGCTGCTGGCCCGGGAGGACACCGGCTCGCGATTGCGCACGGTGCGGGTGCACGGGCGCGGGCCGCTGTCGGATGCGCTGATCGAGGGTCTGCGGCGAATCGGCTTGCGGCCCAGTCATTCCGCTCCCGGCCACGCCGCCACACAGCGCACCGTGGCCAACGCGCAGCGCACCGCGCCTCCCGATCTGGTGGTGCTCGCCGATGCGCTGGTGCCCGATCCGGCGCTGGTCGCCGAGCTCATGCGACGCCGCATTCCGCACCTGCAGGTGCGCATTCGGGACGGGCGCGGTGTGATCGGCCCGCTGGTGCTGCCCGGCGCCACCAGCTGCCTGCGCTGCGCCGATCTGCACCGCTGTGATCATGATCCCGATTGGCCACACCTGTGTGCCCAGTTACTCGGCCGCGTGGGTCACCTCTCCCCCGCCGGCATCGCGGCTACCGCGGCCTTGGCGCTCGGTGAGGTCGAGACCATTGCGCACGGCCGCGACGATCGGGCGCCCGCCACCCTCAACTCGACGCTGGAATTGGACTTGGACTCACACCACCTGGAGTTCCGGCCCTGGTCGGTGCATCCGCACTGCGGTTGCACCGAGGCCGCCGACGATGGCCAGGAAGCTGCCGGTGCGCCTCCCGCGACCGAAATACCCTCCGCCGAGGCCGATCCCGTGGCGCGCGGCAATAGCCGGGAGGCGTTGCTGTGACGGATCCCACTCACGCCCTGGACCCGCGATTACAGCTGATTCCCATGGCGAACCGTCTGGGACATCGGCATGATGGGAACGTGTCAGAGATTGTGAGCAAGCGCTCTTCCCGCAATGCCAAGTTGGCGAAAATTCCACTCGGCATCGCAGGGCGGGCGGCCGTGGGGTTCGGCCGCAAACTGGCCGGGGGCGATAAGCAGGAAATCAATGCGGAACTCAACCAGAAGGCCGCCGAACAACTGTTCGCGGTTCTGGGCGAGCTCAAGGGTGGGGCGATGAAATTCGGGCAGGCGCTGTCCGTATTCGAAGCGGCCGTGCCCGAAGAGTTCGGCGAGCACTACCGCGAAGCCCTCACCAAATTGCAGTCAGCGGCCCCGCCCATGCCGACCGCCGCCGTCCACCGTCAACTCGACCAGCAGCTCGGAACCGGCTGGCGGCAACGCTTCCGGGAATTCGACGACAATCCCACCGCCTCGGCCAGTATCGGACAGGTGCACAAGGCCGAATGGTCCGACGGCCGCATTGTCGCGGTGAAGGTGCAGTACCCGGGCGCCGACGAAGCCCTGCGCGCCGACCTCAAGACGCTCAACCGCATGGCCGGCATGATGGGCGCGATCATTCCCGGCGCCGATGTGAAGCCGATCCTCGCCGAGATCAGCGAGCGCACCGAGGAAGAACTCGACTACCGCATCGAGGGCGGGCATCAGCGCCAGTTCGCCAAGGCCTTCGAGGGCCATCCGCGCTTCCTGGTGCCGAAGGTGGTGGCCAGCGCCCCCAAGGTGATCGTCACCGAGTGGCTCGACAATGCCACGCCGGTCTCCAAGGTCATCTCGCATGGTATGGAGGACCCGGCGGGCACGCTGGAGCAGCGCAATAGCGTCGCCGCGCTGATGGGCGAATTCCATTTCTCCTCACCGGCGATCGCGGGGCTGCTGCACGCCGATCCGCACCCCGGCAATTTCATGGTCATGCCGGACGGCCGCCTCGCCGTCATCGACTACGGCGCCTGCGCACCGCTGCCCAATGGTTTCCCGCCCATTCTGGGCCAGATGGTGGCGCTGGCCGTCGAGGAGCGCTTCGACGAGCTGACCGAGCTGATGACCACCAATGGCTGGGTCATCCCCGGAAAGACGGTGAGCCACCAGGAGATTCAGGACTACCTGCGTCCCTTCACCGACCCCATCAAGACCGAGACCTTCCACTTCACCCGCAAGTGGATGCAGCGCGTCGCCGGTAAGGCCACCGATCTCACGAATCAAGACATGATGAAAACCGCTCGCGCCCTGCAACTCCCGGCCGAGTACGTGATGATCTTCCGGGTACTCGGCGGGTCCATCGGCATCTGCGCTCAGCTCGACGCCGAACTGCCCTTCATGAAGCTCATGCAGGATTGGGTCCCCGGCTACAAGGAATACCGCACCGCGAGCTGAATTACCGCGCTGCACAACGGCTTACAACCCCCGGACTCACAGCCCCTGGACGCAAAACGACCCGCTTACAAAGAAGTAAGCGGGTCGTATGCGTTCTTTGTCACCCCCGGCCGTCAGGCCTGTCATGCCACCGCGACCTTGCGCGGGCGACCACGCGGGCGCTTGCGGGCAATGACCGCACCCTGGTCGAAGATCTCGCCGCCCCACACTCCCCAGGGCTCGGCGCGATCGATGGCGGCGGACAGGCAGCCCTGCCGGATCGGGCAGCTGGCGCAGAGCACCTTCGCCTCTTCCAGCTGGGCAGGGTTCTCGGCGAACCAGAGATCGGGGTTACCGTCTCGACAAGGCAGGGTCATGGTGACGCCCCGGCGGATACGGGGGGTCGAGGCCACGTTGTTGCGGCATGTCACGCGGTCACGGATAACCGTGGTGGACACGTCGTTCTCCTTCAGCTCGTGCAGCGGTCGTCTTGTGGAAGACGTTGCGTTGTATTTCGCGAAACCGGTGCCGTGGCTGGTGCCGATAAAACTATGGCCACGGTTTCGCTCTGAGGCGATCCGTGGCCAGAAGGTCCGGGGAGTGGTCCCCTACCCGAGTCGACTTCGGTGTCGACTCCTGATCACGGTCGCTAGGTGGATATCGCGGAGGCGGGCTGCGTGCGTGCCGGGAGCCGCTGCTGCGACTACCGGGTGCCAGCCACCGCTGGGCTTGTCCTGCTTCATGACGATCGTCTGTGCCGCTTGGGTTTCGGTTGCAAAACCCTGAAGACCAAGATCGCCATTACGGCCGGACAGACGAATCCCCTGCATAGCGAGGATCCCCCGGGAGGCCGACGGAACGGAGACGACCGGGGTCGTCACCAAATAGCCGGTGCTACCGGTAGCGGTGATGTTCACGATGCCGTTCATGTTCTTATTGCCTCCCGTCCTGCGCTCGTAGCCGATAGATGTCGCATGCACGCCGGGATGTCCTCCCGGGTGCATGCGAACCACATTAGGTACATATACGGATGCACACAACTTATTTTTGACCAGCAGTTTTGTGGTCTTGTGCGCCTCTCGCAAACTCTCGTGCCCGCCGCCTGGTGGCAGCGGGCACGGCTGGATGAGTAGCCGCGGTAGTCAGCCCTGGTTGCGGGCTCGAATGATGGCCAGGACGTCCGCGCCGTAGGTCTGCAGCTTCTTGGCGCCGATGCCGGGGATGGAGACCAGGGCGCCGTCGTCGGCGGGGCGCTGTTCGGCGATGGCGGTGAGGGTCGTATCGCTGAAGACGACGAAGTGCGGCAGTGAGAGCTCGTCGGCCTTCTCCTTGCGCCAATCCTTGAGGGCGGTGAGGAGTTCGGTGTCGATATCCGCGGGACAGCGGGAGCAGCGGCCGAGCATGGTCGCCTGGGTATTGAGCAGCGGGCGGCCGCAGACCCGGCAGGTCGGGTGCACGCGCTTGGGGCCCCGGCGATCGATGGTGTGCTGTGCGATGCGGGAGGCCGGCGAATCGTCGGGGACCAGGCCGTTGAGGAAGCGGGAGCGGCGGCGAACCTTACGACCGCCCTCGGAACGTGCCAGCGCCCAGGACAATTGAAGGTGTACGCGGGCACGGGTGACGCCGACGTAGAGCAGGCGGCGCTCCTCTTCGAGCGCGGCCTCATCGGACACCGTTCCGTCCGAACCGAGTACGTGCTGGATCGGCAGGGTGCCGTCGGCGAGGCCGACCAGGAAGACGGCGTCCCACTCCAGCCCCTTGGCCGCGTGCAGCGAGGCCAGGGTGACGCCCTGCACGGTCGGTGGGTGGCGGGCCTCGGCGCGGGCGGCGAGCTCGCGCAGCAGGGCGGGCAGATCGAGTTCGGGTTCGTGGCCGGCCAGTTCCTCGGTGAGCGCCACCAGCGCCACCAGCGCGGACCAGCGTTCGCGGGCCTGGACACCGACGGGTTCCTCATTGGTGAGGCCGAGGCGGGCCAGGACCGCACGCACGAGGGTGACGAGCTCGGCGCCGCGGGCATCGGGCAGATCGTCGCGGGCGCCGGCCTTGCGCAGCTCCTGCACGGCCTGGCGGACGTCGGGGCGATTGAAGAAGCCTTCGCCGCCACGCACCTGATACGGGATCCCCGCCTCGGTGAGCGCCTGCTCGTATGCCTCGGACTGGGCATTGATGCGGTAGAGGATGGCGATCTCGGCGGCCGGGGTGCCCTTTTCGAGCAGGGCCGCAATGGCTTTCGCGGCGGCGGCGGCCTCGGCGGGCTCGTCGTCGTATTCGGCGAAGCCCGGTTCGGGGCCCTCGGGCCGCTGGCCGATCAATTGCAGCCGGGTTCCGGCAATGCGGCCGCGGGCGGCGCCGATCACCCGATTGGCCAGGGAGACGACCTGCGGGGTGGAGCGGTAGTCGCGTTCCAGGCGGATGACCGTGGCGTCGGGGAAGCGGCGGGAGAAGTCCAGCAGGAAGGTCGGGCTGGCGCCGGTGAAGGAGTAGATGGTCTGGTTGGCGTCGCCGACCACGGTCAGATCGTCGCGCTCGCCGAGCCAGGCGTCGAGCACACGCTGCTGCAGCGGTGTGACGTCCTGATATTCGTCGACGACGAAGCTGCGGTAGCGACCGCGGAACTCCTCGGCGACCGAGGCGTAGTCCTCCAGCGC encodes the following:
- a CDS encoding YlbL family protein; the encoded protein is MNRRIFTLLAALIPILALGIAGSVITVPFVALGPGPTFNTLGEVNGKEVVEVRGAPLDPTTGNLNMTTVSVRDQLNIFEAFGLWVDGQHGLVPRAEVYPPGVSRDEIDKSNQQDFKDSEDNAELAALHFLKMPTVVRLRAVTEDGPAKDVLRKGDELVSVAGKPIANSTDVVSAVSGAKPGSAIPVVFRRDGTEQTAEITLGARPDDSSKGYLGITPGEYAAGTLEADFNLAEIGGPSAGLMFTLALIDKLTPGELSGGKFVAGTGTIDPDGKVGPIGGIQYKMIAAREAGAQTFLVPAANCGEAAQRTPDGLRLVKVENLAAAVQSLDDLNAGKDVPSCS
- a CDS encoding zinc-dependent metalloprotease, with protein sequence MSDIPFGFSNRDDDPERKPGDESSGSGANNPFGFGGPGGGGFDPSQLGQMLSQLGQMFTSMSQPGGQSGPVNYDLAKRLARQQLGSSVTPVTAGAQRAVTDAAHLAELWLDAVTTLPAGATKTVAWTANDWIEETLPTWKRLCDPVAEQVSGMWTATLPDEAKEFAAPMMGMLGQMGGLAFGSQLGSALGQLAKEVLTSTDIGLPLGPAGTAALLPTAIAEFSAGLEQPESEILVYLAAREAAHQRLFAHVPWLRQQVLGAVEDYARGIKMDFSAIEQAAAGLDPMTLAQDPSKLEELLAQGTFEPQTTPEQQAALDRLETLLALIEGWVETVVTDAVGDRLPGAGALAETLRRRRATGGPAEQTFATLVGLELRPRKVREAATLWRRLTTDAGVEKRDGIWAHPDLLPDSSDLDAPAGFIDTVLGGGTTAFDDPMAQLAETEARERAAKESMDKADSDRAESGEKPDEDEGGKPAS
- a CDS encoding TOMM precursor leader peptide-binding protein, whose protein sequence is MTMLPRTHGPMLHPRIAVLRRCNGLVQLGWDPGHAVVLRPPGPAEAVPALLRLLDGVHTRSEILSHAGELGFDAGTTRTLLDEMAAAGLLAREDTGSRLRTVRVHGRGPLSDALIEGLRRIGLRPSHSAPGHAATQRTVANAQRTAPPDLVVLADALVPDPALVAELMRRRIPHLQVRIRDGRGVIGPLVLPGATSCLRCADLHRCDHDPDWPHLCAQLLGRVGHLSPAGIAATAALALGEVETIAHGRDDRAPATLNSTLELDLDSHHLEFRPWSVHPHCGCTEAADDGQEAAGAPPATEIPSAEADPVARGNSREALL
- a CDS encoding ABC1 kinase family protein, whose amino-acid sequence is MANRLGHRHDGNVSEIVSKRSSRNAKLAKIPLGIAGRAAVGFGRKLAGGDKQEINAELNQKAAEQLFAVLGELKGGAMKFGQALSVFEAAVPEEFGEHYREALTKLQSAAPPMPTAAVHRQLDQQLGTGWRQRFREFDDNPTASASIGQVHKAEWSDGRIVAVKVQYPGADEALRADLKTLNRMAGMMGAIIPGADVKPILAEISERTEEELDYRIEGGHQRQFAKAFEGHPRFLVPKVVASAPKVIVTEWLDNATPVSKVISHGMEDPAGTLEQRNSVAALMGEFHFSSPAIAGLLHADPHPGNFMVMPDGRLAVIDYGACAPLPNGFPPILGQMVALAVEERFDELTELMTTNGWVIPGKTVSHQEIQDYLRPFTDPIKTETFHFTRKWMQRVAGKATDLTNQDMMKTARALQLPAEYVMIFRVLGGSIGICAQLDAELPFMKLMQDWVPGYKEYRTAS
- a CDS encoding WhiB family transcriptional regulator; translated protein: MTCRNNVASTPRIRRGVTMTLPCRDGNPDLWFAENPAQLEEAKVLCASCPIRQGCLSAAIDRAEPWGVWGGEIFDQGAVIARKRPRGRPRKVAVA
- a CDS encoding ATP-dependent DNA helicase UvrD2 — protein: MMVRVTAAPTQQAKLRLDELDAEQAAAVRAPRGPVCVLAGAGTGKTRTITHRIAHLVSAGHVRADQVLAVTFTARAAGELRNRLRALGLGGEAGQVQARTFHAAALRQLRYFWPQVVGDVPWKLLDRKFPVVAQAAGRAGLGTDTETLRDLTSEIEWAKGSLIAPEDYAAAVARLQRDAPFEASKVAAVYSGYESAKATSDGILLDFDDLLLHTAAALEDYASVAEEFRGRYRSFVVDEYQDVTPLQQRVLDAWLGERDDLTVVGDANQTIYSFTGASPTFLLDFSRRFPDATVIRLERDYRSTPQVVSLANRVIGAARGRIAGTRLQLIGQRPEGPEPGFAEYDDEPAEAAAAAKAIAALLEKGTPAAEIAILYRINAQSEAYEQALTEAGIPYQVRGGEGFFNRPDVRQAVQELRKAGARDDLPDARGAELVTLVRAVLARLGLTNEEPVGVQARERWSALVALVALTEELAGHEPELDLPALLRELAARAEARHPPTVQGVTLASLHAAKGLEWDAVFLVGLADGTLPIQHVLGSDGTVSDEAALEEERRLLYVGVTRARVHLQLSWALARSEGGRKVRRRSRFLNGLVPDDSPASRIAQHTIDRRGPKRVHPTCRVCGRPLLNTQATMLGRCSRCPADIDTELLTALKDWRKEKADELSLPHFVVFSDTTLTAIAEQRPADDGALVSIPGIGAKKLQTYGADVLAIIRARNQG